The Actinomycetota bacterium DNA window ACCGATCCTGGGCCTCGACGTGTGGGAGCACGCCTACTACCTCAGGTACCAGAACAAGAGGCCCGACTACATCGCCGCGTTCTGGAACGTCGTCAACTGGGGCGAGGTGGCCAACCGGTACTCGGCCGCCAGCTAGTTCGGAGCATCCCCGGCGGCGCCCCCGTAGCGGGGGCGCCGTCTCACGTCCCGTACCCCACCTCCAGCAGCGCCTCGCCCCGGCTCGTCGCGTAGTACACCTGCCAGTGGTAGTAGCCGTAGAAGGTGCGCGGCGCCTCGCGCATCACGCGCGCGTACGCGCCGATCGCCGTCACGTAGTGGCGGCTGGGGTTGTACCGGAACAGGGCGTTGTCCATGTCGGACGGCCCCCCGTTCGCCCGCAGCATCCTGGCCGCCGCGGCTATCGCGTCACCGTAGTCCTCGATATCGCCCCCGTCGCCGTACCGCTCCCAGGTGGCCGGCATGAACTGCATCGGACCGCGGGCGCCGGCGTGGCTGTCGCCGCGTATCCGTCCCATCCGCGTCTCGGACAGGTGGATGGCGGCCAGGTACTCCCAGCCGATCCCGGTGGCCTCCGAGGCCCGCTCGTAGTGCGAGCGCAGCTCGTCGGGCGGCGGGGGCTGGACGATGGTCCATGCGTCGGGGGGCGCGTCGCGCAGTGGGGACGGGA harbors:
- a CDS encoding lytic transglycosylase domain-containing protein, with amino-acid sequence PAETPAPDPFEAARRLDAASAQELASRLAEAEDTIRTASSDPDRLERAGRVQQASYRQLVRTPGWREEAFAALPPDVRVHARLNVEAGEALRRLLPSPLRDAPPDAWTIVQPPPPDELRSHYERASEATGIGWEYLAAIHLSETRMGRIRGDSHAGARGPMQFMPATWERYGDGGDIEDYGDAIAAAARMLRANGGPSDMDNALFRYNPSRHYVTAIGAYARVMREAPRTFYGYYHWQVYYATSRGEALLEVGYGT